A single region of the Pseudomonas solani genome encodes:
- a CDS encoding VOC family protein, translating to MPEPRILSILLHVGDWRAATDWYQRAFPEAKRVSPSTDDYGHLEMGGVVLEIVNADDKVASGAAGTVVYWAVADLDAEVLRLLQLGASLYRGPLALEDGDRICQVRDPWGNCIGLRQRGCIRGSH from the coding sequence ATGCCCGAGCCCCGCATCCTCTCGATCCTCCTGCACGTCGGTGACTGGCGTGCAGCCACCGACTGGTACCAGCGCGCCTTTCCCGAGGCGAAGCGCGTGTCGCCATCGACGGATGACTACGGGCACCTGGAGATGGGCGGCGTGGTGCTGGAGATCGTCAACGCCGACGACAAGGTCGCCAGCGGCGCGGCGGGCACCGTCGTCTACTGGGCGGTGGCTGATCTGGATGCCGAAGTGCTGCGCCTCTTGCAGCTTGGCGCCTCGTTGTATCGAGGGCCGCTGGCGCTGGAAGACGGCGACCGCATCTGCCAGGTGCGCGACCCTTGGGGCAATTGCATCGGGTTGCGGCAGCGGGGCTGTATTCGCGGCTCTCACTAA
- a CDS encoding radical SAM protein encodes MDQPWVPEGYWDVVPHTLTVITTYKCNAQCRDCCFECSPTLSAKLSFEEITSFIDQAWQVFPGLRLVVFSGGEPLLLGEELFASVDHVQRLGLLSRCVTNGYWGKTHSSATRVARRLSASGLNEINLSTGVDHAEWVPVASVINAAKAVAENGIFCVITIEQDSDKSEVVSQVKADEGLKPFIEAGLVKLQVNSWMPFHADSAMRKTFSNREDMLLQGCDQVLENCVITPNKEISGCCGLTFEHIPEMKLGRFSKHALEVGYFSQVQDFLKIWIKVDGPYRILKTLSASVGISSLEHIVHPCQACALLHQDERLREAIKSEYGNHMGRVLRAFYSQSLIQCDSHREVTANAS; translated from the coding sequence ATGGATCAGCCATGGGTTCCGGAAGGCTACTGGGATGTTGTTCCGCATACGCTGACGGTGATAACGACATACAAGTGCAATGCTCAATGTCGGGATTGCTGTTTCGAGTGCAGTCCGACGCTATCTGCAAAATTATCTTTCGAAGAAATAACCAGTTTCATTGATCAAGCGTGGCAGGTGTTTCCTGGTTTGCGTCTCGTTGTGTTCAGTGGTGGGGAGCCACTTCTGCTGGGAGAGGAATTGTTTGCCTCCGTGGATCACGTTCAGCGATTGGGGCTGCTTAGTCGCTGCGTAACAAATGGGTATTGGGGGAAGACCCACTCTTCGGCAACGAGAGTGGCAAGAAGATTGTCTGCTTCGGGGCTGAATGAGATCAACCTTAGTACTGGTGTCGATCATGCCGAGTGGGTCCCCGTAGCCTCGGTTATCAATGCCGCTAAGGCCGTGGCGGAGAATGGAATATTTTGCGTAATTACCATTGAGCAAGATTCAGACAAGAGCGAAGTGGTTAGCCAAGTAAAAGCTGATGAAGGGTTAAAGCCATTTATTGAGGCAGGGCTTGTGAAGTTGCAGGTAAACAGCTGGATGCCATTTCATGCAGACAGCGCAATGAGAAAAACATTCTCCAATCGAGAGGATATGCTTCTTCAGGGCTGTGATCAGGTTTTAGAGAACTGCGTGATAACTCCTAATAAGGAGATTTCAGGTTGTTGCGGGCTTACGTTTGAGCACATTCCCGAAATGAAGCTAGGACGCTTCAGCAAGCACGCACTTGAGGTGGGGTATTTTTCTCAAGTACAGGATTTCTTGAAAATATGGATAAAGGTTGATGGCCCTTATCGCATATTAAAAACACTCAGCGCGTCGGTAGGTATCAGTTCGTTGGAGCACATCGTTCATCCTTGTCAAGCCTGTGCGCTGCTTCATCAGGATGAGCGTTTGCGTGAGGCCATAAAATCTGAGTATGGAAACCACATGGGGCGCGTGCTTCGTGCTTTTTATTCTCAGAGTTTGATTCAGTGCGACAGCCACAGGGAGGTGACAGCCAATGCGTCGTAG